Genomic window (Candidatus Eisenbacteria bacterium):
CGGGGATGGACCGGCCCAAGGGAGTCACCATGCACCTGGACGGCCGCGTGGCCGTCGTGACCGGCGGTTCCCGCGGCATCGGCCGTGCCTCCGCGGCGCTGCTGGCGCGCGCCGGCGCGCGCGTGGCGTTCGGCTACCATCGCGACACCCGCGGCGCCAAGGAGCTGGTGGACGAGATCCGCGGCACCGGCGGCGAGGCCGTCGCGCTGCGCGGAGACCTGGGTGAACGCTCCGCGTGCGAGGACCTGGTCCAGACCACGCTCAAGAAGTGGGGCCGCCTCGACATCCTGGTGCTCAACTCGGGGATCTGGACCGAGGGCGCCGTGGACCGCATGAGCGACGCCGTGTGGCGGGACACCATGCGCGCCAACCTGGACTCGGGCTTCTACCTGTGCCGCGCGGCCGTGCCCGGCATGAAGCGGCGCCGCAGCGGCCAGATCGTGTTCATCTCCTCCACCGCCGGCCAGCGCGGCGAGGCCAACCACTCGCACTACGCGGCCTCCAAGGGCGCGGTGATCAGCATGACCAAGTCGCTGAGCACGGAACTGGCGCCGTGGAACATCCACGTGAACTGCGTGGCGCCCGGCTGGGTGGAGACGGACATGGCCGCCCCGGGCCTTCGCGGCGCGTTGCGCAAGAAGGTCACCGCCACCATCCCCCTGGGCCGCGTGGGCCGGCCCGAGGATGTTGCGGCGGCGGTGCTGTTCACGGTGTCGGGCCTGTGCCAGTTCATGACCGGGGAGGTCATCAACGTCAACGGCGGCGCGGTGTTGTGCGGGTGAGGAAGTCGTGAGAACCGGCACCCTGCACCCACGGCGAGTTCTGTGCTACTCTGAGGTCTGGGGTTGGGTGGAGGCTGTGGGGCCGCCTCGCTGTTGAACTTGCTTCGCTGCACAAGGCCCGCGTCATCCCGGTGAAGCGTCTACATTCGAAGAGAAAGTCTCCCGAGCCATGACAAAATTCGTCACACCGCAAGAGGCCGTCTCGGTCATCCAGTCCGGTGACCGCGTCTTCGTGCACAGCGTCGCCGCAGCGCCGCAGCGACTCATTGACGCCATGACGGCCCGCGCGCCCGAGCTGCGCGACGTCGAGATCGTGCACCTGCACACCGAGGCCACGGCGCCCTACGCGGCGCCCGAGGTGGCCGACAGTTTCTTCGTCAACGCCCTGTTCGTGGGCGCCAACGTGCGCAAGGCCCTGCACGAGGGCCGCGCCGACTACGTGCCGAACTTCCTGAGCGAGGTGCCGGCGCTGTTCCGCAAGGGCATCCTGCCCCTGGACGTGGCGCTGATCCAGGTCTCGCCGCCCGACCGCCACGGCTACTGCTCCCTGGGCGTGTCGGTGGACGTGGCCCGCGCCGCGGTGCAGGTGGCCCGCCACGTGGTGGCGCAGGTCAATCCGCAGATGCCGCGCACCCACGGCGACAGCTTCCTGCACATCTCCGAGATTGACACCGCCGTGGAGGTGGACGACCCCCTGCCCGAGGTGGCCCTGCCCCCGATCGGGGACGTGGAGCGCGCCGTGGGACGGCACGTGGCCGAGCTGGTGGAGGACGGCGCCACGCTGCAGATGGGCATCGGAGCCATCCCCGACGCGGTCCTGAGCGAGCTGACCAACCACAAGCGCCTGGGCATCCACACCGAGATGTTCTCCGACGGGCTGATCCAGCTGGTGGAGAAGGGCGTGGTTACCGGCGAGGACAAGAAGGTCCACCCGGGCAAGATCGTGGCCGGGTTCGTGATGGGCACCAAGCGGCTGTACGACTTCATCGACGACAACCCGATCGTCACCATGCTCGACATCGCCTACGTGAACGACACCTCGGTGATCCGGCGCAACCCCAAGGTGACCGCCATCAACAGCTGCATCGAAGTGGACCTCACCGGCCAGGTGTGCGCGGACTCCATCGGCACGCGCCAGTATTCCGGCGTGGGCGGCCAGATGGACTTCGTGCGCGGCGCCTCGCTGTCCGAGGGCGGCAAACCGATCATCGCGCTGCCGTCCACGACCAGCCGGGGCGAGAGCCGCCTGGTGCCGTTCCTGAAGCAGGGCGCCGGCGTGGTGACCACCCGGGCGCACGTGCACTACGTGGCGACCGAGTACGGCGTCGCCAACCTGTACGGCAAGAATATGCACCAGCGGGCCCGGGCGCTGATCGAGATCGCCCACCCCGACCACCGTGAGACGCTGGCGAAGGCCACCGTGGAGCGCTTCGGCTCCCACCTGTGGAACATGGCCGCGCGCAAGCAGGAGCCGGCGCTGGCGAAGTAGGCCCGGAACAGGGGAACACGCTGTAATGAGAGGCGGCCGCCCGATGACTGCCTACACCTGCCTTCGCCGCGACCCCAGGAACCACCGCGCCGCCAGCAGGCCCGAGCCCGCCAGGTAGAGCAGGAGGGCGGTGTCCACCGCCGGCCCGCGTACGTACCCGGTGTCGCGCGCCACGAGGCCCGCCACCAGGAACAGCACCGCCAAGGTGGCCACCGCCAGCAGCGGCAGGGTCCGCTCCCGCCACATCATCAGCGAGATCAGCACCGCCGTGAGCGCCGCGCCGAACGCGGCCGGCACCAGCACGAAGATCGCCATCATGGGGGTCATGTCGTCGCCCGGCTTGTGGAAGGCGGTGAGCTTGTACACGACGTAGAAGAAGAGGATCACCGCGTCCAGGAACAGGAAGCAGCCGTAGGCCATGTCCAGGCGCTGGCGGCGGTCGTCGGTGATCGGCCCGCCACCTTCGCGCGCCACCATCGCCGCGGTCGGCGGCCCCACGCGCACCTTCCACGAAGCCACCAGGAACACCAGCAGCGGCAGCGAGCCCGCGATGGCCCACACCAGCGAGGAGCGCAGCATCAGCGGTTGCATCCCGAACTTGGACTGCATGTTGACGGACACCATCACGCCCGCCACCAGGCTCAGCAGCGAGCACGCACTGGCGAAGATCGCCACCCATCGGCTCCACCCGCGGTCCAGGACCAGGCCCAGCCCGCCCACCACCATCAGCCCCCACAGCAGGGCGTCCAGGGACAGCGGCCAGGTGTCGTGCGTGTCGGGAGCGCCGAGGGCGGCGGCGAGGCGGAAGAGCGTGCGCGACGTGAGCGCGGCGTAGGCAAGCATGGCCCAGCCAAGGATCCTCGATCGGTTCATCTCGACCTCCAGGGCGGCCGTCTTGGCCGGTGCGGACGAACACCGATGGGCGACTGCGGGTGAATTGTGCGACAATTCTTTCATACTCCCGGTACGGAATCCAAGAGCGAAGTTTGCGCCGGCCCTGTCCCGCACCCCCAGAGGAGGACCCATGGACCACACGATGGTCACCACCGCCCCGTTTCTCGACGGCTACCGCGTGCAGCGCCACCTGGGCGTGGTGCGCGGCATCATCGTGCGCTCGCGTTCCGTGTTCGGGACCATCGGCGCTGGAATCCAGACGATCTTCGGCGGGAACATCACGCTGTTCACCGAGCTCTGCGAGAGCACGCGCAAGGACGCCTACGAGCTGATGATCCAGCACGCGGACCAACTGGGCGCCAACGCGGTGATCGGCGTGAGCTACGACGCCACGGAAGTGCTCTCCGGCGTGACCGAGGTGATCGCGTACGGGACGGCGGTGGTGGTGCAGAAATCCTAGCTTCCGCGGGGGGCGCGCCTGCGTGCGCCCCCCGCGCGGTTCCCCATCTCCCCTACTTGAGATACCTCCCCAGCCACCCCAGCACTTCCCCGAACCAGAAGCGCGAGTTCCTGGGCTTCAGGATCCAGTGGCCCTCGTCCGGCAGCACCACCAGCCGGGCCTCGAGCCCCTGCGCCTTGTAGGCGGCGTAGATGGACAGCGCCTGGGCGTGCGGCACGCGGTAGTCGCGCATGCCGTGCAGCACCAGCATCGGCGTCCTGAAGTCCGCGGCGTGGCGCACGGGGTTCCAGCGGTCCAGGCCCTCCAGGTTCTCCCAGGGGGCCCCGCCCAGGGAGGCGGGATCGTCCACGGTCTCGTCGCTGGCGAACTGGGTCTGGGTGTCGGACACGCCGGCGTGATTCACCAGGCAGGCGAAGCGATCGGTGTGCCCGGCGATCCAGCTCACCAGGTAGCCGCCGTAGGATCCCCCGGTGGCGGCCATGCGGGCCCGGTCCACGAAGGGCAGCTTCTCCAGCACGTCGGTGGCCAGCATGATGTCGCGGAACGGGCGGTCGCCCCACGCCCCCTGGATGCACTGCGCGAACTCCTGCCCCCACGACGTGGAGCCGTGGAAGTTGACCAGCGCCACCACGTGGCCGGGCGCGGCGAAGGCGTGCGGGTTCCACCGGAAGTGGAACTGGTCGCCGAAGATCGCGTGCGGGCCGCCGTGGATCATGTGCACCAGCGGGTACTTCCTCTTCGGGTCGAAGCCCGGCGGCAGCACCAGGATCATCTGCACCGGGTGGCCCTCGCTGCCCTGGAACTCCATCACGCGCGATTCGCCGAGGTCCAGCTTCGCCAGCACGTCGCGGTTGAAGCCGCTCACCCAGCGGAAGTTCGCGCCGTCGCGATCGCACGCGGCCGCTTCGGGCGGCGCGTGGAGCGTGTCCTGCACGAAGTGGATGGCGCCCTCGGACACCGAGATGCCCGCGACGTGCCCCCCGCGGTGCAGCTCTACGGGCGTGGCCGGGGCGGCTTCCGCGCCCGCGGCCGCCGCGCCCACGCGGATCTCGTACAGCGCCGTCACTCCCCGATCCTCCGCGTGGAACACGATCGAGCGACTGTCGCGGCTCCACTCCCAGCCGCCGGCGGAGCGGTCCCAGGCCTCGGTGAGCACCGCGTGCGCGCCGCTCCGCCGGTCGCACAGCGCCAGGCGCACGCGGTCGGCATAGAAGGTCAGGAGCGTCTGCATCCCGTACAGGATCCAGCGGCCGTCGGGGCTGTAGCGCGGCCGCAGGTCGTGCCCCGGGTTGCCCGCGGTCAGGTTGCGCACCGGCCCGCCGGTGACCGGAACGGTGAAGATGTCCCAGTTCATCAGCGTGTGCGGCGCGGGGCTCGAATCCGCGGAGAAGGCGATCTCCGAGCCGTCGGGCGAGATGTCGTACTGCCCGGCCGGGTCCATCAGGTCGAACCAGCGGGTGTTGTCGGGGGTCAGGTCGCGCAGCTCGCGGGTGACGGTGTCGAGCACGAAGATGTGCGGCACCTCGCCGTCGGTGAGCCAGCGGTCCCAGTAGCGGCACATTCGATCCTCGGTGACGTGGGCCTTCACCGGCTCCGCCTCGCGCTTCGCGGCCAGCTCCCGCGTGCCCGCGGGTGTGGGGGCCTCTCGCAGCAGCGGCACAACCAGCGCCACGCGCCGGCCGTCCGGGAACCACTTCGGGTCGAAGCAGCCCAGAGGCAGGTCGGTGAGCTTCTCGGCCTCGCCTCCGTCCAGGGGCATCACGTGGAGTTGCGCAGGTTCCTTGTCCCTCGCGCGCACGAACGCGAGGCGGGTCCCGTCCGGGCTCAGCGCGGGCTCGCGACTGCTGGAGTCGTCGGCGGTGAGCGCGCGCGGCGCTCCGCCGCCGGCCGGCAGCGACCACAGGCGGGTGCGGCCCTGGTTCTTCTCCATGTCGTAGGTAGTGACCGGCACGACCAGCTTCGCGCCGTCGGGAGACACCGCCGGGGGAGCCACCCGGGGCATGGCCCACAGGTCCTCGACGGTAAGGGGGTGCTTGGGCTGCGTGGGCACGGCGATCCTCCGGGGTCGGGCGGCCGGGTTCCAGGGTGGGCGGCGCGGATCCGCGACAGTGTAGCAGCCCGCGGACGGCTGGGAATGCCCCCCGGGGTCGCCTTGACCTCCCGCCCCCACCCGCCTAAGGTGCATGCAGATCCGGCCACAATCCGGCCATCCACCAGGAGGCATTTTGGGCAAGAGCAAGCAGCGCGTCCGCAAGACCCGCATCCGCCAGCGCTGGAAGCGTCGCCGCAACCTCAAGAAGGCCGCGGCGGCCCGGCGCGGGGGGCGGTAGGACCGATCCGCAGCATCCGGACTCACCGTCGGGCCCCGTCCGGGCCCGGCGTCGTTTCGGCCGAGCGGCCGCCGGCCACCCCGCCGGCGGCCGCATTCGCAATGGCACCCCCTATGGAATGGGAGGATCCCGCATGCGGCGACACTCGCCGTGGATGATTCCGCTGCTGGCGCTGCTGCTGGCCGTCCCGGCCGGCGCGCAGCGCCTCGACGTCAAGGAGCACCGTCTGGCCAACGGCATGCAGCTGCTGCTGGTCGAGGATCACACCCTGCCGGTGATGACCTACTTCGTGTTCTTCCACGTCGGCAGCCGCAACGAGGTGCAGGGCATCACCGGGATCTCGCACCTCTTCGAGCACATGATGTTCAACGGTGCGAAGAAGTACGGCCCCGAGATGTTCGACCGCACCCTCGAGGGCAACGGCGGCTACAGCAACGCCTTCACCGGCCGCGACATGACCGCCTACTACGAGGACTTCCCCAGCAGCGCGCTCGAGACCGTCCTGGACCTGGAGCAGGACCGCATGCGCGACCTCAACCTCACGCAGGCATCCATGGACCACGAGCTGGGCGTGGTGCGCGAGGAGCGGCGCTTCCGGGTGGACAACACCACCGAGGGGCCGTGCGAGGAGCAGCTGTGGGCCACCGCCTTCAACGCCCACTCGTATCACTGGGACGTGATCGGGTGGATGGCGGACCTGGACAGCATGAAGGTGCAGTCCTGCCGCGAGTACTTCCACACCTACTACGCACCCAACAACTGCACCGTGGTGCTCTCGGGCGATTTCGACAGCCAGAAGGTGCTCCCGCTGGTGGAGAAATACCTCGGGGTGCTGAAGGCCTCCGACCCGCCCAAGCGCATCCCCACGCCCGAGCCCGAGCAGATGGGCGAGCGCCGGGCCGAGATCCGCAAGGAGGGCGAGGTGCCGCTGGTGTACGTGGGCTACAAGGGCCCCTCCGCCACCGACCCGGACATGCCCGCGCTGGACGTGCTCGAGTACATCGTGGCGCGCGGCGAGAGCTCGCGCCTGTACCGCTCGCTGGTGGCCGGCTCGCAGACCTGCCTGGACGCCGGCGCGAACTTCGAGTGGATGAAGGACCCCGGCCTGCTGGTGCTCACCGCCACGGTGAAGCCCGACAAGGCCCCCGCCGACGTGGAGAAGCTGCTGTACGCGCAGCTGGACACGCTGGCGCGCATCCCGGTCGCCGCGCGCGAGCTGGAGGCCGCCAAGAACGGCCTGGAGGCGCACCTGGTGCGCGAGCTCAAGACCACCGAGGGCCGCGCCCTCGTGCTGGGCAACTACCAGCTGATGCTGGGCGACTGGAAGCTGGTCAACACCATGATGGACCGCTACCGCGCCGTCACCGCCGCCGACGTGCAGCGCGTCGCGGCCAGGTACTTCAACCCGCTGCGCCGCACGGTGGTCACGTTCATCCCGACCGAAACCGCCGCGGCGCCGGCCCGCTAGGAGGGG
Coding sequences:
- the fabG gene encoding 3-oxoacyl-ACP reductase FabG produces the protein MDRPKGVTMHLDGRVAVVTGGSRGIGRASAALLARAGARVAFGYHRDTRGAKELVDEIRGTGGEAVALRGDLGERSACEDLVQTTLKKWGRLDILVLNSGIWTEGAVDRMSDAVWRDTMRANLDSGFYLCRAAVPGMKRRRSGQIVFISSTAGQRGEANHSHYAASKGAVISMTKSLSTELAPWNIHVNCVAPGWVETDMAAPGLRGALRKKVTATIPLGRVGRPEDVAAAVLFTVSGLCQFMTGEVINVNGGAVLCG
- a CDS encoding acetyl-CoA hydrolase/transferase family protein, yielding MTKFVTPQEAVSVIQSGDRVFVHSVAAAPQRLIDAMTARAPELRDVEIVHLHTEATAPYAAPEVADSFFVNALFVGANVRKALHEGRADYVPNFLSEVPALFRKGILPLDVALIQVSPPDRHGYCSLGVSVDVARAAVQVARHVVAQVNPQMPRTHGDSFLHISEIDTAVEVDDPLPEVALPPIGDVERAVGRHVAELVEDGATLQMGIGAIPDAVLSELTNHKRLGIHTEMFSDGLIQLVEKGVVTGEDKKVHPGKIVAGFVMGTKRLYDFIDDNPIVTMLDIAYVNDTSVIRRNPKVTAINSCIEVDLTGQVCADSIGTRQYSGVGGQMDFVRGASLSEGGKPIIALPSTTSRGESRLVPFLKQGAGVVTTRAHVHYVATEYGVANLYGKNMHQRARALIEIAHPDHRETLAKATVERFGSHLWNMAARKQEPALAK
- a CDS encoding YbjQ family protein, whose product is MDHTMVTTAPFLDGYRVQRHLGVVRGIIVRSRSVFGTIGAGIQTIFGGNITLFTELCESTRKDAYELMIQHADQLGANAVIGVSYDATEVLSGVTEVIAYGTAVVVQKS
- a CDS encoding insulinase family protein, with the translated sequence MRRHSPWMIPLLALLLAVPAGAQRLDVKEHRLANGMQLLLVEDHTLPVMTYFVFFHVGSRNEVQGITGISHLFEHMMFNGAKKYGPEMFDRTLEGNGGYSNAFTGRDMTAYYEDFPSSALETVLDLEQDRMRDLNLTQASMDHELGVVREERRFRVDNTTEGPCEEQLWATAFNAHSYHWDVIGWMADLDSMKVQSCREYFHTYYAPNNCTVVLSGDFDSQKVLPLVEKYLGVLKASDPPKRIPTPEPEQMGERRAEIRKEGEVPLVYVGYKGPSATDPDMPALDVLEYIVARGESSRLYRSLVAGSQTCLDAGANFEWMKDPGLLVLTATVKPDKAPADVEKLLYAQLDTLARIPVAARELEAAKNGLEAHLVRELKTTEGRALVLGNYQLMLGDWKLVNTMMDRYRAVTAADVQRVAARYFNPLRRTVVTFIPTETAAAPAR
- a CDS encoding S9 family peptidase, with translation MPTQPKHPLTVEDLWAMPRVAPPAVSPDGAKLVVPVTTYDMEKNQGRTRLWSLPAGGGAPRALTADDSSSREPALSPDGTRLAFVRARDKEPAQLHVMPLDGGEAEKLTDLPLGCFDPKWFPDGRRVALVVPLLREAPTPAGTRELAAKREAEPVKAHVTEDRMCRYWDRWLTDGEVPHIFVLDTVTRELRDLTPDNTRWFDLMDPAGQYDISPDGSEIAFSADSSPAPHTLMNWDIFTVPVTGGPVRNLTAGNPGHDLRPRYSPDGRWILYGMQTLLTFYADRVRLALCDRRSGAHAVLTEAWDRSAGGWEWSRDSRSIVFHAEDRGVTALYEIRVGAAAAGAEAAPATPVELHRGGHVAGISVSEGAIHFVQDTLHAPPEAAACDRDGANFRWVSGFNRDVLAKLDLGESRVMEFQGSEGHPVQMILVLPPGFDPKRKYPLVHMIHGGPHAIFGDQFHFRWNPHAFAAPGHVVALVNFHGSTSWGQEFAQCIQGAWGDRPFRDIMLATDVLEKLPFVDRARMAATGGSYGGYLVSWIAGHTDRFACLVNHAGVSDTQTQFASDETVDDPASLGGAPWENLEGLDRWNPVRHAADFRTPMLVLHGMRDYRVPHAQALSIYAAYKAQGLEARLVVLPDEGHWILKPRNSRFWFGEVLGWLGRYLK